AGTGGTAGGACAGGCTGATCTGCATGTCTGAAGCATGACgggaatttcttctttttctcagaGAACATGCTGTCATTGGGAGGGGACATTGTGTGGGAAGAATTGGAAACCTGCTGTGGTGCCGCGCATTTTTATATACCGTACTGATCTCTTTGCAGGTGGCCTGTgtgggaaaagagaaaagagaaagaaaagaggcaagCCTTGGCAACAAGAATGTCGAATGGTGAGCAAGCCGTGTTTTGGATAGCTGGATGACCTCCATTAATTCTCAGCCTCCCCTCACCCTGGTTCGAGGAGAGGCCTGCAGGACTTCTGGTCAGGCTGGAGCTCCTAGGTGCTGCTTCTCCACCTAatatgcatatgtgtgtgtttcagatgggGAGAAAGCGGCCGTGTTCCGGACCACCAAGGTACGGACCAAGCTGAAGGGAGacagcagctggctgcagcagcGGAGTGACTCCCAGACTGAAACCACGGATGAGAAAGTCAGGACCAAGCTGAAGGGAGACAGCAGCTGGCTGCAGGGGCGGAATGATTCTCAGGCCGACGCTGTAGAGGAGAAACCATGGTAAGGACCAGGCGTGCCTGTTTGGAGCGCCACTCATTTGGATAGACAAACCGAAGCTGCTTTGCATCTGTGCAGGATGGCAGAATTAAGAAACTTCCGTCAGAATGGAGACGACGCGCCCACCAGCCCGGTGTCATCGCCGGCCGAATCCACCCAGCCGCCCGCAATTCTGAGGCTGAAAGGTAAACGTGACTCACTAACCTGCTCCGCTCCTGGAGACCTGCCACACAACACACTAACCAAGTCTCTTTATATTTAGAACTCCAACCTCAGGCTTCCTGATCAGGTGAGATTAATGCTCACAAACCCAGCAGAAATGTGGATTTACCAAGACTTAGTATCAGTGAGGTTAAGATTAAATATAGGACAACAAAGATTCACCGTGAGAActtgtctccttctctttcagAGGCATTTTCACCAAACTAGACTCTCCTTCCTCACCGACCAACAGCTTCAGGTGAGAACACGCCTTTTTGAGTAAGCAAATAGTGAGACAGTAGAGAGGTTCCAATTTTTATCTGTTTAACTTTCAGTGGATCGACACAAATCATCAAGAAACCCTCCGAGAGCTACAAGAAAATGTGCGAACATGTTAACATGACTGACGCCTGGCACCTGAGAGAGTGATGTGGATTGTTTTTTGACCTCTTTGTGCTGCCGTTCCTCAGAGCCCCCCACACTGTGAAGTCCTCCACACAAAACCAGGAATCCCTGCTTAGCGAGGACGAGCAGCAGAAAAGGTGAAACTGCAATTGCAATTGTTTCTTGTATGCCAAGAAACATGCCCGCATTTGCATTATAATGACTTGATTTGCAGGAGGGAGGCAGCCAGCAGTGTTCTGAAGAAATCTGCAGCCAGGCAGCGATCGTATGTGCTGTCGGCAGCTAAGAAGTTTGAGTACGTGTCTCAAGACCGTGTTTATCTTGAGGTTCCTGTACTTCATTCCATTAGTATATTTAAAACAGATGAGTGAATGAATCCCTGAAAACGTGATGTTATTTATTCAGTTTTCATATTgtatcattcattcattcaggtCCCCACATGATGCATCTGAACCATCACTGGACCAAAGCAATCAAGCCTTTGTGGCTACAAGGTAAATGGTCCATCTGGATCTGTGACTGCGCTCCTATGCTTTGAGTCTGTGGCTTTCATGTGTGTCCGTATCCATGGCTACACACAAACAGGGTGGAGATAATTGATGACGAGATCGCTGGAAGTGCCACGCCCACAACTGTGGCCACCACACCCCAGCCCAAGCCAAGACGAATGTCAGTGCCCAGCTCTCTTGATTACCACTCTCTTTAAGTACAAACGTTGGCCATTATTCagttcctgcttcctctgcagcGACATTTTATTTAATAGTTTTCCTGCTCTTTATAGAGTCAGCGCCACATCGGCGGAGGAAGAGCCAGCAGCCCCAAAGAAAGAAGCCACCCCAGAGGCGGGTAAAGAAGCCCCCCCTCTGGTGCCCGAAAAAGACCCATTTGAACACATGAAACCAGGCTGCACCAAAGTGGACACCCCGCTGCCTGAACTCAGCCTGGAGTGTGTTCAATCAGCCGACGCCGGGACAAAAGCTGAAGCCTCACAGCTTTCTGGACAAACTGACGAAGCTCTGGTCAAATGCCCCCCAGCGATCCCAACTCTAATACCACCTGTTGCAGCTCCCCCCAAAGCTGCCTCACCTGCCCCAGAAGCCCCCGCTCCTGTGTCTACCATCCTGAAGGCTCCAGCCCCAACCCCAGCTGTCCCAGAACCTACGACCCAAGAATCAACAGCCCCTGCTGTAGTTGTCCCAGAATCCCCTACACTAGTGTCCAGCATACCAAAGTCTCCAACCCCAACTTCACCTGTTCCAACAACAGCCTCCACTACCCCAGAACCAACAGCCCCAGCTTTAGTTAACCCCCACTCTCCTGCTGCAGTATCTGTGAACATGGTGTCTCCAGTCCCACCTTCCTCTGTCCCAGAATCCCCTGCTTCAGTGTCTGACATTGCAGAGTCTGCAATCCCAAATGTGGTTATCACAGAAACCCCAGCAGCAGTACCTGTTGTCTTAGAGTCTCCAACTCCAACCTCACCTGTCCCAGAATCCCCTGCTCCAGTGTCCACTACCCCAGGGTCTCCAACTCCAACCTCACCTGTCCCAGAATCCCCTGCTCCAGTGTCCACTACCCCAGGGTCTCCAACTCCAACCTCACCTGTCCCAGAATCCCCTGCTCCAGTGTCCAACACCTCAGAATCACTAGTCTCAACCGGACTGATCCTTGAATCTCCACTTCCGGTGTCCATTACGACAGAGTCTCCAACTTCAACTTCCCCCATCTCAGAATCCCCTGCTCCAGTGTCCAACACCTCAGAATCACTCGTCCCATCCATACAGTTCCTAGAATCCCCTGCTCTGGTGTCCACTACCCCAGAGTCTCCAACCCCATCTTCAACTGTCCAAAATCCTCTGCTCTGGTGTCCACTACCCCAGAGTCTCCAACCCCATCTTCAACTGTCCCAAAATCCTCTGCTCTGGTGTCCACTACCCCAGAGTCTCCAACCCCATCTTCAACTGTCCCAGAATCCCCTGCTCCGGTGTCCAACACCTCTGAATCACTAGTCTCAACCGGACTGATCCTTGAATCTCCACTTCCGGTGTCCATTACGACAGAGTCTCCAACTTCAACTTCCCCCATCTCAGAATCCCCTGCTCCAGTGTCCACACCTCAGAATCACTCGTCCCATCCATACAGTTCCTAGAATCCCCTGCTCTGGTGTCCACTACCCCAGAGTCTCCAACCCCATCTTCAACTGTCCAAAATCCTCTGCTCTGGTGTCCACTACCCCAGAGTCTCCAACCCCATCTTCAACTGTCCCAAAATCCTCTGCTCTGGTGTCCACTACCCCAGAGTCTCCAACCCCATCTTCAACTGTCCCAAAATCCTCTGCTCTGGTGTCCAACACCTCTGAATCACTAGTCTCAACCATACTGATCCTAGAATCTCCAGCTTCAGTCTCCACTACCCCAGATTCCCCAACTTCAACCTCGCCCATCCTAGAATCCCAAGCTGCAGTGTCTTTTGTCCCAGTTCCTCCAGCGTCTGCTGTAACAGAGACCACAGAGAAGACTGAACAAGAACCATCACTTAATCTGAGGTGAGACCTCCACTCACTCACTTTATGGCATCATCATCTCAGTTTGGCCACCTGCCTGCATCAGGAAATTCACCTCTTTGATGATCCGCCATGTATTGACTGACATTTTGAATACACGCTCCTCTAAGGGAGATGAAAATGAAGCCATGCATGCTGTTATCCTGCTTCCAGGCAGTCTCCTGTTTGCATTTGCACTGTGTGTTTAAACTtgttatttaaatgtatgaATGGAAGCTCTCCTGGAATTCCGTGTGTTTATCCCCCATCTacctccacagctccagagaTGACACCCTTGTCGCTCTTTCTGACACTCTCATCTCTTTTGACACGAGTACAAGAAGGTATTGAACACAAAACAGTCAGGAAAGCAGCTAAAAAAACAATATGAACTGAAAATGTTAGGTAATGTGCCATCTGATAATTAGACTTAATGGCATCCCCAGCTCCAAGGATGACGACCCAGAGCGAGAGACATCTCCGACAGCGAAGCACGCAGATGACAAACGGTACTTCCTCATTTTTGTCATAGCTGCTTTGGCAGGAGGGTAGTTGATGGCTAATTGCCGCTGTGAATGCTTCAAAGTGCCACAGGTGATTTCAGGCGAATTCCACACTGAGGATATCCACAATTAGACGGGATTCATTAGGAAGCTTAAAATGTAATTGATATAGAGTATTTGGGTACCAACACAGGTGCACtaatttctttgtttgtttgtttgttttttcatttatcTGCAGAGCTGAAGAGACACCAACTCCAGAGCTCAGCAACTGTGTGGCAGTAACAGATGATCTTCTTGCCTTCACTTCTGGGtttgtttaaatcacaattGAGTGCTGTGACGAATGTCCTCCACCGGGTGGCACTGTTGCGCTTTAAAAACAGTCTCATCTGCAGTGGTGGTGTGACAGTAAATTCTAAATAGCACTTAAGTATATTTAAGAAAGTAGTGCCAttacaaatacatttatttctaaatatAGTCTAATAGacaatgatttttctttttaaaaaatagaccTCATTCTTTTGATATTGCCTAAGCTTAACTGTAAAATTcatttgcaatttttttttttaatgatgaattTGTGATGGTactgtgtttttttctgcagtcCTGAAGAACCACCAGAGCCCGTTCCCCCTAGCCCAGGACGTTGGAGCCAGGATCTGCTTGCCGACCTAGGCGGGTAGGAGAATAAGTTTTGGTTCACCTCACCCAAGACTGAGATGCAGCACAATTATCCTTGCAATCAtagacgttttttttttttttccacatttgatgTCTGTAGCGAGTCTGAAGAGACCAGAGGCACCCTGGATCTGCTGGCCGACGATGTCACCTTTATCAGCACAGAAGCAGCGGGGTGAGAGCCACAGAGACATTAACTGTTATCACTGCGGATAAAGTCATAATAAAGCCCATCAACCCACAAACTCGTCTCACTTCCTGCACTGTTCCGCAACATCAAGTCAGATGGAAACACAAGTGCCTCATACTTTCAAAGCCATGTTTTATCTGCACCGTGGCCTGAAATAGAAGACAATGTGCTGTGCTTATTAGGACTGtgacattgttttgttttccagcctcaacgtggagccagaggaggagaaacaggcgGCAGATGGAATGCGAAGGTAAAAGAGGGACGACAGGCTTCTCTTAAACAACGATCGGTCcacacagagctgctcctgCCCCTGGATGCACTTGACTCAGATAAGCACCACAGTGATCTCAGCTAAATAACCCCACCACTGTTCCTACCCTCAGCTCCACGGAGACAGTCACTACAACCACTAAAACTGTCATCATCATTGACAAAGGgtacgagcacacacacacacacacacacacacacacacacacacacacacacacacacaacacacacacacacacacacacacacacacatgcagtcagAGGAAAGTCAGCTCTGCACTTTATTCAGATGGTTTTCTTGCTTATTAAATTGTTCAGTGGGGCTTCAGCCTTCTCTGGGACTGGCCTGGTAAATAGTGTATGAGAAGAGCCACGCTAACCCGAACTTGCCCTCCTTCCTTCTGCCATTCATGCCCAcgtcttgtctttttttcatgCAACGCAGACGGAGCACGGACCCAGAGCCTTGGAGCTCGAACGTGACAACCACGGTCGTCGAATCGAGGTAGTTTGTCTATGTTTAAGTCCTTCATGCTTGTGTGGGTTGATCTTTCCAGAGAAAATGCTGATCTAATTGAGATTTGTGACACTTCCTTCAGTTTGCGTCAGCACTGGCGCTGATGCAGATACCTGGGAGCTTGGAGATATCCTTGTTCAATTATTAAACCGTATGCTTCAGCACGAGGATGGGAGAGTGGCCATTCTTTTACGCATCAGGGGATAACAAAGTGAATCTGAGCACCTCTTTTCTAAGTGGgcaaagcaacagaaaaacaaatacaagTGAAAAGTAACTCAATTTGTGGCATCCCTGGAAAAATAGAAAGGAATTAAAAGTCAGAAGAGGATTTAAACCATTTTCATCCTTTTAGTTTGCGACTGGCTGCAGACTAGGTTCGGTTAAGTGGGATCCAGTTGTCCGAGATATCAGCTCCCGATTCTGATTGGGTTTGGCCCCTGGCTGCGGTGTTTCTGTTTACCATTCAAACTGCATTAAATCTTTCCATTATGAGTCAATGTGATCAGAATTCCTCTGACACAAGATGGGCCGTGCTGACAATTGAGAGTGAAATCAGTGTGAAATTGTTTTTCAGCTTGGCTGATCCGTTTGATCCATATCCGATAGGGAGCACAGCCCCTAACAGGTAATCATATTGGTTTGGAGCTGTGACTGTTTTCCAGCCAGCCCGATAGCATCTCCGCATGCATAATGCAGCAGTTTCTGATTATGAGCCACTTTTCTTTATTGCAGCTCGGCTGACCTGCTCCAGCCCGACTCAGATATTCCCATCAACAGGTATTGGATTCATCTTGAAAACgccctccttttttccttttggggGGCACATCTGCCGCATGTTAAAATATCAGCATTTCACTTTGTTGTGAAGTGGAATATTCCTTCGTCATGACCCTCATCTATCCTTCCTGCTGGAATGATGATTCATCACATATAAGATTCATTTGTTCTGTGTTTGCAGTGTTTCAACGACTTATACGGTGAAAAAAGATCCAGGAACCAAGTAAGAAGCTCTCAACCCAACACCTGTAGCCTTTATATCTGCAGTTCTCAGCCTCATGCATAGAAACCTGCAGTATGAGGTGTTTTCCACAGGGACACCAGAGAGAACAGAGATTAAAATTAATGACGATGAAATATGCAAGCGAACTAAATAACTGATGGCGTTTATTTTTTAGTTCGATTCCCTAATCAGTTCCTCTAATTCAGGAGTCAAAGTGTTTTCTTCCCCAATTTGCGCCGTTTGCGTCCGGTTCGAGCTGTCGGCGAGTTGATGATTTCGGCCCGTTGTTCCTTCGACTATAACGAATTCTCCCTCCGTTCGACTGGCAGCATGAGCAGCGCCACGCTGGGAACCCTCGCAGACGACATCATCCCCATCGACACCGGCGCCGCCAGGTAACCTGCCGACCCCATGGTGTCCTGGATGAGTTCATAAAGCTTTATGTGACTgagccgtctgtctgtctgtctgtctgtctgtctgtctgtctgtctgtctgtctgtctgtctgggagCAGGCTCAGCACCCGGCGCTCGTGGGCCCGCACATGGGAAACCGGCACCGCTGAGCAAAGGTGATGATACGCTTTGGTTCACTTTCACGCTGCCACGCGCATCCACCCAGCGCACGTGCAGCCGCGCACGTCCATTATGGCTAAAAGCTTTTCAATGTCTGTCCCCTCTCCCAGCCAAGAAGCTGAGGCAAAAGATGGAGATCAAAAGATGTTTGTCATGTTCGAGAGAAAGTAAGTCATTTTGTTATTTAAAGCTCTCTTCCCCTTTGTGCccgtgtgcctgtgtgtgtgtgtgtgtgtgattcttttCAATCCTGTAACCTGCTTTATTCTCACTGTGGTGAAGAAAAGAGGCTTTTGCAGCATTTGGTCACTGAGCCGGAAAACATTGTGCGCTGGTGCTAATAAATATGGGTCAGATATGTGGAGTGTTTGTGACACACATCCGCCATAAAGCCGATCATCTCGCCGCTGTATTCCGTACGCATCTGTTTGTGCTCCAGGTCTGCTGAGAATGACTCCCCGTGGGACAGGTGGACGTCCCCCACCGtttacaccaccaccaccgaggaggaggaggaagaggaggaggaggaggaggagtgcgaTCTGTACGTTATATAAATGCACTTTGTTATTGTGCTTCCTCGCCTTTCTGCTGACATTTCAACCCAAATTCATCAAATATAGTGAAACTGAGCATTTTCAAagtgttttcctctcatttctgcTATCAGTCAGTGAAACTGACAGGAATCTTTGTGTAAATGTCACCTCTAATCTTCACATGAGGCAGTCGGGGAAATTTTGAAACGGAGATGGTGTCTTTCGATGTGTCCAGCAACATAAAGTTTAGTCCACCAGAATCTAAAACCAGTTATTTGACCAACCTGTGGGCCATACGTCACAGCGAACTAATAATTAGTAGTTGATTAATGTCAAGGCTTCATCACCTGGAAGTATCATCAGGTGgcaaatgtcctttttttcagGCCTAAGGACACGCAGATGGAGACGGTGACGACCATCACCACTATCAGGTCtggacacacacctgacccGTCACACTCGACAGCTAatttggtgatggtggtggtgtacACACAGCTCACCAGGGTCAATAATTCATGACCCCCACCTACCCCTCCCAGTCTACCagctttatttgcttttatatatatatatatatatatatatatatataaatggcCGACTTGTCTGGCGGATGCTGTCCGTGTTATCGACTCCTTCGGCTTATAGCAGGAGTCTAATCCAGCTTCCTTTCCTTCCCAGGGAGATACAGAGTGAGCGGGAGCCGGCCATGGATCAGTAAGTTCATGATCTTGTTAACGTCAGACAGCATTATGCCAGGATACTTTCTCCAGAGTgttattttctgctgtttgctccGCTGactttattgatttttcttGAGACGCTGCCCAAGCTGGTGTTCTTTGACGGCCTTAAAATGTTAAGCGTCAGTGCAGACCCTTGTTCTGGCCGTCCTGGTTATTGAATGATTCCTTAATTTTATGGTGTTTTCACACGATAACTCAGGGTGACTCCTATGTCAACTCTTTTGTAGGAGTGATAGGATCTGGACTCCCCTTGTCTTTTGATttgtcctcacttcctgtctcctaaTCACCGGTCTGCAGATGTCACATTATTGACGTGCATTAGCCATATTCCTTCCATCCAACCGCAGCCTACCGCTAACAAGCCACGGCAGAAAACAATTATCTCCCCAGTCCCCCCTGATAGACGTGGGGCCATCCGCCACGGtgaggtgagggatcagactaAGTGTGATGCACTCTTGTCTCCAGTTACGGAAGCTATTCCAGAACCTTGATAGAAGAGGACCAGCGGCTCCAAACACCGTCACCTGAGGCCAAAAAGTGAGCGATTCCACCGCTCATTTCAAGTGGCAGCTCATGTTTTTAGCATGTCTAATAACttgctctgctctcctgaaGGCCGTTTGTGTACGTGAAGGAGTACATCAACACGACGGCGTTGTCCTTGCACAGTGCGAGGTGGGACAAATTAATTATGCAAGATGAACCAATACTCTATGAATACTGCAGGATAAATGTTGACAAATGCTTTTTTGTGCCCCCACAGTGGATCAAACTACTCCAGGtaaacattttctttgtttcaaaCATAAAATTTAACATTTCTGCCTGTGACAGATttttgacagatttttttttcttttggggggtGGAGTCTCACTCATTGCTTTAATTCAAGCCTTCATTTGAGGTGACACTGTGACTCCAGGTCACCCTCTTTCATTATTCAAGCAAAAATGGATTTGTTCAGATATAATTCCTTCCATTTCTGTTGTGCAACAACACAATTCCCTGAACCTGAAAATGGGCCATTAGCCTCCTCCTGCCTTGTTATCTCCAGCTCTGACAGTGTGTGTTAGCAGTGGGGCAGAAATTCCAAAAAGTGCGCTCATTAGAAGTGGCAACATTAAATATTTATACCTATTTAGCTTCCTGGCTCCAGACTGTGAGGGTCACGGGTTATTTTACcagtgcagctgcaggaatctTTGTCCAAAATAAATGATTGTGATTGCTGCTTCTCCCCAGTGGCTCAGAATCATCAACCTGCACCTACTGTGGAAAGCTGGTGGGCAACGATGCCAAGATCACCATCGAGCACCTCAATGTCAACTCACACCCTCACTGCTTCAAGGTAATTTAGACAGAGCCCAAAGCTCGCTTCTGCACAACACCAAATTTtagcatgcatacacacacacacacacacacgtccttcaAGGTGCgcataaatcacatttttgaAAGTAGGAGTTTAATTTGTGCTTTGTTGGAGATTGAAAACACTGACAAAGCTATCCTGTGGTGATGCTAAGCTAAACAGCTCTTAGCAGAGGTTTTGAGTGCAAAAGTTGTTTACCAGGTGTTCTGTATTTATGACAACAACCACCTCCTCCTTACTCGACAGTGTGCAGTCTGCAGTAAACCAATGGGAGACCTTCTCGACAGCATGTTTATCCACGCTGGCAAAGTCAACTGTGAGAGCTGCTACTCCAGAGCTTTTGATTGATCCCTGAATCTCTGCCGGCCCCCCCGCGTCAGAACAGGGGGGGAAGGTCTGGAACGTTCGGCCTTCGACGATCAAAGCGGCACGTTACAGTGCAACTGTACCATTATTTTATTGTCACCTTTGTGAAATTTCGCTGCCTTTTTGACCTTTGAATCAAATCTGCGCTTTAGCTCTCCTGGTGGTGGAAGCCGTACGTGCGTCAGTGAGGGATCTGCTGTGGAAAAAGATTCCAACAGACATGTCGGCTCTAGTTACAAGAAAATCACTTTAttacaaaatgttttattttgcatttctggATACAAAAGTGTTCACGTGTACGTCGCCTTGTTAAATAAAAGCCGTTGTGTAATCTCGGTAGTAACGTGTGGTACGAAACGGGATTGTCAGCGACATGTTCGGTAAAAGCTCCTCGATAATATTGCACTCAAACGTGGACGCGCTGTAACAGAAAAGAGACGCAGCCGCAGAGGTTCCAGGTGTTTCCTGAAAACGTCAATGTGAGAAAGACCAATTTTAAACCGCCCACATCCGCCTGGAAATGTCACTGTACAGATGCTAAAAATATGTGACCGACTGGGAGGATGGCCATCAATCACAGTCAGGTCTGTCTGGTTAAGAGAGACGTTTTCAGCTTTGTTGCTGTCACAAAATATCAAATATCTGATGGTATTGCCACCTTAAGACTTCAATTTTAGCATAAAAgccttttaaaatgtcaatttcCTTGGGAATTATAAAAGGTCAATAAATTATTAGCTGAATGGCGTCAAGACGGACACTAACTGGGGAGGAGGTCTTTGGCTCAAGTGCTAAACACTCACTAATTTCCCTCATTTAAAACAGAAGGAATGCAGAACACGGGTCACCGCCGGTAATCCTCGACATCGCCCGTCTCAGTTTTTTCCTCTGGCTCTGCGCACGGCCATGTTTTGGATGTGCTTCCACAGCAGCGAAGGATCCGACTCGTTATGTCTTATCAGAGACTCCAGCCCCTCTGCCTGGTCCAGGCTCTGCCAGTAATCCTGAGGCCATGTTTGCAGCCATCTGTGGACAGATACACAAACAGATTAGGCTCATCACAGCCCAGGATTTAATTAGATTTCCCGATTCAAACGGGCCGATTTCGACGCCCTATTCATGATGCTATCTGTACGACAGGCAGTGGGAGGATTTCGCCACCTGGAGCGACTTACCCGTCGTCTGCAGGCAGGTGGTGGACCTGTCCGTACCccgggctggggagggggcagccCATGTGGGAATTGGTGGCCATTTTCCACTCGGGTGGTTTGTTGGTTTTAGGGGCTTTCCTGTGTGCTCGCTCTGCTGCCAGCCGAGCGTTCTCCTGGTCGCACACGTAACATTCAAATCCATTCAGGTAGTTGGGTTTACTCATGTCATTCACCCCCCACTCCCGCCTTTCCAGCGCCTCCAGCAAGCGAGCGTTTGTAACGCGTTTGGGACTCTTGAACTCCAAGTATTTTCTGTACTCATCATCATTCTCATCGAGATGCAGGAGGTATTCGGCGAGGGCCTGCGGCGAGGGGAATTCGTCGATGATAATGGCCGAGCGCTCGTTTGGCATCCAGTCTGCCACCACGGACGATCCCCGATAGACGGGCACGCAGCCCTGATGGAGCGGCCGCCACAGCTTCTCTGTCATGTAGTCTGGACACAGGCCATTCTCCAGTGCCAGGTGGAACTTATAGCGCGCAACAAAGCTCATAAACGTCTGTTCTTCCCCTGTAGCTGTGGACGTGTCCTCCAGATTCCCCGCTAGTGGTTTATTATTCAAGCATTTCCCGTAAGAGTCCACCTAGAATGAAAAAAGGAGATTATTTATATGAAACTGGGCTCTTTTGATTTTAGGACGTTCTTTTCTTGAATCTGATCCCTTTCAAGGTCATGAGGAGGTTGCAGGAGCAGGGTACACCTGAGTGAGtcgccagctcctcctggacccTATGACCATTTGAGGcttcagtgccttgctcaagggtacctcagtggcgctctgaaggtgtcctggcacctcaccctactaccagaacacctttctGTTCAGCCTGTTCCTCGGtctgaaccgagaaccctccgccTAGtgccctacagactgagctaccttTGTGTATacggggcacacacacacacacacacacacacacacacacacaccacacacacacacacacacacacacagatatattgCTTTTCCACAGTGTTGCAAACTGTACAAATACATACATAAAGGTGGAAGCTGAATTAATCTAAAATCTAGTCTCATTTTAAAGATGTTGGTGAGAACACTGCACCTGAATGTACTTCATGAGCTCCTGGACgtatctgtctctgtctgatgGAACGTCACAGTGAGACTGCATGTAGAGCACAGGAGCCAGGCCTTCCCTCCTCAGCcggttcttctcctccagggaCACAGGCACTGGTGTGAGCAGGTATTCCAGGGATGGCAGCCACTGCAGCGTGAGAGGGTAGTCCGACTCTCTCCTAAAGGTGGCGGTGTAGTTGAAGAGCCTGATCCCAGGCCCGTGGGACAGAAGGTAGTTATTCATAGGGGACTCTTCATGAAACAACGCCCAGGTCTGGTGGCGGAGACGAGGGAGA
This genomic stretch from Takifugu flavidus isolate HTHZ2018 chromosome 9, ASM371156v2, whole genome shotgun sequence harbors:
- the fut11 gene encoding alpha-(1,3)-fucosyltransferase 11 isoform X2, with amino-acid sequence MAGRGKMVPCVCLGLLGVLCWVWVSFASFPDEQLSLGAMDAVERAAFQPQSALSEMEFASIGSYRGPGNLDHRSNKELPILLWWSAGLFPHFPGDTERIDCARSSCLATSNRKVQLYKRTASIIFYGTDFRAYEAPLPRLRHQTWALFHEESPMNNYLLSHGPGIRLFNYTATFRRESDYPLTLQWLPSLEYLLTPVPVSLEEKNRLRREGLAPVLYMQSHCDVPSDRDRYVQELMKYIQVDSYGKCLNNKPLAGNLEDTSTATGEEQTFMSFVARYKFHLALENGLCPDYMTEKLWRPLHQGCVPVYRGSSVVADWMPNERSAIIIDEFPSPQALAEYLLHLDENDDEYRKYLEFKSPKRVTNARLLEALERREWGVNDMSKPNYLNGFECYVCDQENARLAAERAHRKAPKTNKPPEWKMATNSHMGCPLPSPGYGQVHHLPADDGWLQTWPQDYWQSLDQAEGLESLIRHNESDPSLLWKHIQNMAVRRARGKN
- the fut11 gene encoding alpha-(1,3)-fucosyltransferase 11 isoform X1, which translates into the protein MNACLYEIPDAHVVYMLLQMAGRGKMVPCVCLGLLGVLCWVWVSFASFPDEQLSLGAMDAVERAAFQPQSALSEMEFASIGSYRGPGNLDHRSNKELPILLWWSAGLFPHFPGDTERIDCARSSCLATSNRKVQLYKRTASIIFYGTDFRAYEAPLPRLRHQTWALFHEESPMNNYLLSHGPGIRLFNYTATFRRESDYPLTLQWLPSLEYLLTPVPVSLEEKNRLRREGLAPVLYMQSHCDVPSDRDRYVQELMKYIQVDSYGKCLNNKPLAGNLEDTSTATGEEQTFMSFVARYKFHLALENGLCPDYMTEKLWRPLHQGCVPVYRGSSVVADWMPNERSAIIIDEFPSPQALAEYLLHLDENDDEYRKYLEFKSPKRVTNARLLEALERREWGVNDMSKPNYLNGFECYVCDQENARLAAERAHRKAPKTNKPPEWKMATNSHMGCPLPSPGYGQVHHLPADDGWLQTWPQDYWQSLDQAEGLESLIRHNESDPSLLWKHIQNMAVRRARGKN